The proteins below come from a single Drosophila miranda strain MSH22 chromosome Y unlocalized genomic scaffold, D.miranda_PacBio2.1 Contig_Y1_pilon, whole genome shotgun sequence genomic window:
- the LOC117189547 gene encoding partner of Y14 and mago-like, with amino-acid sequence MSTYQQSSEGKFIPATKRPDGTWRKARRVKDGYVPQEEVPLYESKGKQFVAQRQTGVPPGMCPILAAESKKEREKQERTRTKKLDKDKEGVAVALSGPSGSSGGSPLKVCQPSSDSKTNVNVISNALADKLKLNVPEDVDTEKQLKKLRKKIGEIEQIESRIQAGEHKKLDKDQLDKVKKKAEILKQLSALENSDAVQPKPQS; translated from the coding sequence ATGAGCACTTACCAGCAAAGCAGCGAGGGGAAATTTATCCCGGCCACAAAGCGTCCAGATGGCACTTGGCGCAAGGCGCGTCGTGTAAAAGATGGGTACGTGCCGCAGGAGGAGGTGCCGCTGTACGAGAGCAAGGGCAAGCAGTTTGTCGCCCAAAGACAGACTGGAGTGCCGCCTGGCATGTGTCCCATTCTGGCGGCAGAGTCAAAGAAAGAGCGCGAGAAGCAGGAGAGGACGAGAACAAAGAAGCTGGACAAGGACAAGGAAGGAGTTGCAGTTGCCCTAAGTGGCCCCAGTGGTTCCAGTGGCGGGTCGCCGCTTAAGGTTTGCCAACCTTCGTCTGACAGCAAGACGAACGTCAATGTGATATCAAACGCTCTGGCGGATAAATTGAAGCTTAACGTACCCGAAGATGTCGATACTGAGAAACAATTAAAAAAGCTTCGCAAGAAAATCGGCGAAATCGAACAAATCGAGAGCAGAATTCAGGCCGGCGAGCATAAAAAGTTGGACAAAGACCAGCTCGACAAGGTAAAAAAGAAAGCCGAAATCCTAAAGCAGCTATCGGCATTGGAAAACAGCGACGCAGTGCAGCCAAAGCCACAATCATAG